In Takifugu rubripes chromosome 22, fTakRub1.2, whole genome shotgun sequence, the genomic window CTTGGGACACAACAGCTAAAAGAAGTACACACAAGAGAGTAACACTTAATTATGCTTATGAAGTAATGTACCTCTGAAGAATCTGTTCTGTCTGAAAACTTTCTGACTACAGTTGTATTTTAGAAAAACAGGAGATTGTGTTACCTGACCATCCATCACTCCTAGCATTGCTTGTTCCATCCACTGAACCGGTTCAATAAAGTAAGATGTACACACAGCATCTCCTAGGTCACaacagtttaaataaataagttaGGTActgtaatttccggactataagccgctacttttttcctacactttaaacactgcggcttattctacggtgtggcttatttatgtattttttctatcggccgctaggggcgctcAAGCAGAAAAGGTAAGACTGAGACAGGTGGAATATATGTGTCGAGGAAGACGCAAGTTTAATGTAACTTCGCgctttgtgtatgaataaaattagcataaacagaccctcattatggaaaatgcaagaagaaatgcATATGACGCAGCTTTCAAGTTAAAAGCAATCAAACTGGCCGATAAAGAAGgcaacagagctgctgcacgtAAACTTAATGTAAATGAATCGATGGTGAGACGCTGGAAACGGCAGCGGGAAGAACCGGAGCAAtgtaaaaagatgaaaaaagctttcagaggTAATAAAAGCAGGTGGCCCGAACTGGAAAACATTCCTGAGGACTGGGTGAGCACACAAAGAGCAGATGGCCGAGGTGTTTCTACTGTGCAGATAAGactgaaagcaaaaacaatcGCCACCGAAAAGAAAATTCAGGATTTCAAAGGAGGACCATCGTGGTGTCTAAGATTTATGAAACGAAAAGGtctgtccatcaggacacgGACAACTCTGTGTCAGCAACTCCATCCCGAATACAAGGAACAAGTCGCAAATTTTCAGAAATTCATTCAAACAAAGAGAGCAGAGAATTCCATCGGACCAGACGACAACATAAATATGGATGAGGTACCTCTGACGTTTGACCTGCCCCTCACCAGGACCGTCAACAAGAAAGGTGAAGCATCTGTCACACTGAAAACAAGCGGCCATGAGAGGACGcatttcacctgtgttttgggCTGCACTGCATCCGGAATGAAGCTTCCACCAATGGTAATTTTTAAGTGGATTACTGCCAAAAGAAAAACTCCCGAAAGACAATGTCGTGAAAGTTAACACGAAAGGGTGGATGGTAGAGAGCCTAATGAAAGAATGGTTGACCGAGTGTTATGGCAAGCGACCGGGAGGATTTTTTCATACAAAAAAAGTGTTAGTCGTTTTGGACAGCATGAGGGCCCATATTACAGATTCTGTGAAAGCAGCCATCAAGGGGACAAACTCCATTCCAGCTGTGATTCCTGGGGGTACAACAAAGTATTTGCAGCCACTTGACATTAGTGTCAAAGTGACCCTCCAAGTTGAATGGGAGGCTTGGATGACCAGCGGCGAGAAATCGTTTACCAAAACTGGCCGCATGCGAAGAGCAacttttgcacaagtctgccaGTGGATCCTGACAGCGTGGAGTGGTGTGAAAAAATCCACCATCACCAACGGGTTTCGAAAAGCCGTTCTGCTGCGTGACGGAGAGGACAGCACAAGCTCAGGAGTGAATTTACCTCAGGATGAGAGTGACACTGATAGCGACAACGaaagagagactgagagagtGTGTGGCGAAGAATGTCTGACGCTATTCCAAACTgacactgaggaggaagacttccATGGTTTCAgtacacaggaggaagatgaagacagcTCTTGGTGActtttaccggtatgtttttttaaccagccctgttGGTGCTGTGCTACCGTGTTGCTGTTATGTTATGTTACTGCCGCATCTGAGTGActtttaccggtatgtttttttaaccagccctgttagtgctgtgttactgctgtattgctgctgtgttactgccgcgtcacaggcactgtttgaaaagaaaagcaaagcatgctttgtggcagtgtgtctgtgggttcaggttggtgttaaccctgtttttgttcgttgtaaatgttatctttcgcaactttcaatgttgttctgtttattgagttctggttgttgatgtatttaattactgttttaattactgtttgcacctgcacaccataagccaggttatgtgtgtgattgaagccCTCCCTTCGTTGATGTATCTTCTGTTCAGTGTTTAATAAAGTTGCTCTTTCTGCAGTCaaactgcagaataagctgTCAGAAGACTGCGTCTGAGTCCTTCCGCGACCTATGTTTCAATGCGAGACAGGTGCGGCTTGTATAGGTACAAAATTAATTTCTTTCTAAATTAGATTATGcaggcttttaatcaggtgttACGTATATGCAAAGTAGTTAATATAATTTAAAGTCATACAAATTTCAAGATATCACCCATTTTCATTTCAAGTCCAAGTGcaaaaaaatcatatttacaaaaggaaaatgatCTGCTGGTGATCACTGCAACTTCTTAACAATTGCAGATAGTAACCAACAACTACTCAGGGACCCTGTAATCTGCCTTTAATTTTGCCAGATGAAAAACAGCTTTGAAACATTATGTTTTTAATTGTCTGGGACTCAATGGGATATTTATACTAATTTGATAACTGTATATTCCAACTACAAACTAGGGCTATTTGTCTTATATTCCAGCCTTGCGAAGAGCCAGTGAATAGTTCAATTCTGGATcattaatgttaaattttccaTGTTGCTTCTGCTAAAGTCATTTATCTTAATACCGGTAATAATCAGGTTCTTCATATATAAAATTATAAGTCAGGAAAGAGAACAAAATATAATTCAGAATTCTGCTTTTGCTCTTTACAGGTCCTCTCAAACTCCATTAGACTGGATGGGAGTCTGTCACCAGAGGTTTGACTGGTATCAAGTCAGTTCACTCTTAGTTTCATCAAACCAAAGCATTGTCTTTCTCCCTGTCAGAGTCCTTTGGGTGATGATTTTACAAACATCAGGTGGACTTTCATGTGGGCCATACAGCCAAAATTGGTGGAGTGCAGTGACAGTTGACCTTCTGGGACTTCCTGCCTTCTGCACACAGGATATATGGAGCACTGTCTGATTGACCAGCAAGAAGAGTCCTTGTTTTTCCAAATATCTTCAGTTTCAGAAGAATGGAAGTTACTGTGCTCTCAAGAACCTTCAATGCAATTATTTTTTGCAATCCTGTCTGTTGAGGGGCAGTTCTTTTGACCTCATGGCTTGGTTGGACAATATACAATGTCAGCTGAAATATCTTTTACTGTATAGACAGGTGTTTGAACTTACTATAGCTAGATTCCAATCAAGGTGTAGAAACATCTTAGAGTTgatcaagattttttttttaaatataaaagataAAAGATAAAGTCTGATTACATGGTATTCCAACAGGTGACCATACACAGATTGGGAGCAACATTGCAGTAGAATGGAACAGAAATAGGCAGAGGAGAATTGCAATGGTACGGAGGAACTTTGCCAGGAAACAAAGAGTTACCGTACTTAATTTTACTTACACAAACTGACACAAAGCAAGTTTTAGTTCTTACCAGTCAGATTACTGGACTTCTTATGGCCAAAAGACAAAGATCCATTTCCCACCAGGTGACTAAGAATATTAGAACTACAGAAGAGAGTTGTTCTACAGAAGAAAAATCCAGAAATTGTGTCAAAACAACAGATGAATAACAAAATAAGTACTGAAGagttttaatattattattaaatgaatattataataatattacCTGCATTTCCTGCAACGATAGGACACATCAGAAGAGTTTGACTGGGCAGGGTCAACAGCAAAAATGTCACTGAGTACACAGTGCAGATCTGCTCTCCCACAAAAAACAGAAGACCAACATAAAGTCTAGATTTCCTAGCATTAATGATTTATCACAAAAAACTGGCCTCCCTTGATCTAGCTCaagggtcggcaacccgcggctctggagccgcatgcggctctttggtgCCGttctagtggctccctggagctttttcaaaaatatgaaaatggaaattgttttaatataatttctgtaagaggaaaacgtgacaaacagggaaaataaacatttcatcatgaatgctcataatgtatttgtagcctacttattatttggaaagtaggctaatacagctaatatagacacttacagcatgtgttgcctttattataagccctatataaggcttttaattttttgcggctccagacagatttgtttcttgtttttttggtccaatatggctcttccaacattttgggttgccgaccccttaTCTAGCTTATTGTGATATCTCGAAGTCTGCCACTTTCTTAAACATTATGACTCCAACTTTTAGTACACATCACCTTCTGGTTTAGATGAACTGTTAAAATCTCCTTTCAACTCTAAGACTTATCTCGAGAATTAGTGATTGTATAATCTCTTTTCAGAATATGGTCTGGGTGGAGGAATCAGGCAAGGACTTGGAAGAGGACATCTGATAGAGTGCTCTGTTAAGAGTGAATGACAGTGCTTACTGTGCAAAATGAGACAATATACAATTCAGTATCCTACATCACATTCACTACTCCAAATCAAGACTGACtaaaataccgtattttcacgaccataaggcgcactgtattaaaaggcgcagtctcagttatgggtgctatttttgtatttaaaacatacataaggcgcaccgtattattaggcgcatgctgaaacatacagtaaaaaaatgacaacagaagtaaaacagtgagtttcgacacatttattgaacaaaatactcattcttccaccacaaaaccatcaacgttttcatcttctgtatctgaattaaacagctgcactatttcaatgtccaacatcccgaattcctcttcttaatcatctgaatcagactcatatgcgcaacagttgtccttgcgcgtatggagagatgccgcctcctcataaagcgaaaacactaagattgctcgattgccattttcagccgcatattcgatggcctgcagtttaaagtaagcctcattcagacgcgtctcgcttgaccggcgccattttaggggatccttacgcgtaggtgtgccgctaatcgattggcggagcgtttaccgtagtgcacccaccaaaggcacacagcaaattttggagaaaatctcagtgttttaggtgcgccttatagtcgtgaaaatacggtatagcCAAACAAAGCATGCAAGCTGCAGCAGGTGTCAAAAGACTCCAGCTGTTTTATGATGTTTGTTTTGGTCATATCCAGCCCTGGCAAACTATTCCTCTACCAACTTAAAAATGCTGTCAAAAGCATTTAATATAGATCTTTAACCTAATGCAGTTTTGGCCACATTAGGTTCCCCAGATAGAAAACATACAACATTAAGGAAAACTCATAAAAATCCAATAGTTCTTACTACGCTGCTTGTACATATTTAATGTACAGTTTCAATGTTGACAGTTTTATGTCATATATATTTATGACAGGTATTTGTATTTTATAACATATATAAACATaaatttttgtgtgtgtgagtgtgtgtaccaTTAGGGTACTTCTCTGCAATCTTGGTCAGCCTATACTGTTTGTATAGAGGATCGCAGGTGTCCACTTGACACTGCATTGCTTCATACAGGCACAACTGCTCCTCAAACCCCCTGTTGACCCTGAAACATATTTCCCCTCCTTGTTGTAAGTATTTTATAAGAATGTAAGAAAAATAATtaatggtttttaaaaatacactTGTATATAACTTTCATAATATACTGTCCAGCAACTTTTGCTAGCCTCGCAACTTAGGaaagcatccatccatccatccatccatccatccatccatccatccatccatccatccatccatccatccatccatccatccatccatccatccatccatccatccatccatccatccatccatccatccatccatccatccatccatccatccatccatccagagagACAGTGTATTGAGTGCAATTTGTTGAATTTGTTCATCTAACATTCACAAACCACTTACGCAACATCTTTTTTCACCACCATAAGTCTGTGGTAGGCCTCGGGGAAGCTTAGCTGGTATTTCTTCATTAGATAAGCAGTAACGATGGTTGCACTGCGGCTACGACCAGCTTGGCTGGGACACACAAAGTAAAGCAAAGCGCAGGGGTTATAAATTGGAACGGAAAAAGCACACTGCAACACAAGCTACACAAATGGTCACGTAGAGATGCAGTACACCAGGGACAGTTTTTAATCTTCgtaagagggggaaaaaggtgtGACTTCCTCATTTCTTGGTGAGAGCATTTTTTATAAATGTAGTCACAACATACTGAAATTTGGACATATTCAACTTGCCAGTTTATAATAAATCAAGGGATGTTAAATGAAGGGATAAATGGTAAAACATGTGTTGACATGCCTgtttaattgaagaaaatagTTTGAATTTAACTAATAAATGCTAATAGTAAAACAAGTTCATAATATTTAGTAGTATAAATTACCTAGaccaaaatatataaaatattcaaGCTTGCTTTGAATTATTATTCTTTAATCATTAATTTTTGAATCCTATTcagtttcattcattttctttttgcagccAAGATCTGACAAAGGCTTGGATGTAATTTGTACCCGCACTGTGACTTTAACAGGCAGTCAGTATACATCAACTATACATTATATAGGTGAATGTAGTGtatttgttttactttgtttattGAAATACTCATTGCAAAGGTATATTTTCTGCGCTTTATTTGTTAAATGCTACTCTTGTCTACTGTATATCCTATTCAGGGTCACGCTGCATAAGGGCGAtggcagggccctatgtgagcatttcggggttcagtaccttgctcaaggttACCTTGGCAGGGTTCTGAAGGTACCTCCCCCTATTACCAGGACAATCTTCATGTTGTGTCTACATCGGGGCTTCAAACAAGAACCcttcacttctcagcccagttccctaCAAACTGACCTACCACTGAAACATAACTACTACTGTAGTTATTGAAGGTTGTATCACAGATATGTTAATAATGATTATTTCCTTACAGTAATggaaacattttcatttatgtCTAACTTACCAATGAACAAGTGCAGCCCCACCCATGTCCACAGCCTCCcgaaggaagaggaagcagatgtCCATGTAACTAAGGAGGTCAGATGTTTCTACATCTAAAACATTAATCCATTTATTACAGATTTTTGCactgggaggaagcagaggggTAGGGTCAACGGAGTCCACAGAAAGGACATGAGTTACAGCTGCATCAGTCAACGCCTGACTGTCATTGAGGTCAGCCACAGTACCGATATACAGACCCTGGTCCACCAGTAGCATGACTGCAAAGAGAGATAATGCAATACTAAATTTTGTTGAATGGTTAAGATGCCTGGCTGTGTTATGTTTTTGTGCTACTTGTTGGTGACAGGTTTTAAGGGGATTTAGTAAATAATCGATTATTCTCACACCAATACTTGTGGATTTTTTACATAACTCAGCCAGACTTCCTTTTGGTTTCTTGAAGAATCCTCTTGTTCCGAGAGGCTCTTGGATTTAGCGTTTAACGTCTTCAAGCAACCACAAGGATAAACATGTAATCCCCAATAGttgattgttgttttgttttttaaatcgcATTAATGAGagaccaaaacaaaaacatagaCCCTCACCTTCTTGTGAGATGTTGTTgcttcaaaaaaaacaaaaacctggtGATTCACGTGAAGGGATGTAGTCGCTACCGAATAACAGTATCATAGATTAACAGAGAATATTGTTTCAAAACTAAAGCGATGGGTATAAAAAATACACGTGAAACGGTTCAGTACACATGGAACGCCTTTATTATCGTCCGGGCAGAAACAGGCGGAATCACTATTTAGTTCCACTAATTGTTGCTCTTGTTATACGACAATAATTTCAATGTATACAAATAGTGCACTAGTGCAGCTAGTTAGTAGTGAATAGGGGACCAGTGTTTGGTTTGGACATGGCGGTTGGCAATGTTCGAGTGCATTACCGGCACCGACTGGTTAAATAATACATGATAccggttaaaaaaataaatgagacccacaaaataaaacccacaaaCCCTATATTCTCACTTTCAACTTAGTCCCTCTCAAAAACCTTAGCACAATTCTAACGCCCTTACTCTCTGAACTGCTCCATCAGAAATATCCCTTACATTCAACTGTACTGTTTATTAAATTCCTGGATCATTCGCTTTTTATGCAATTTGTATTTTCTACAGCGTACTAAGATATGCTCTGATGACTTTTCCTCAACACAGTAGTGACATCCACTCGTGCTGTGTTTTCGTATTTTATACAATGTGTTATTTAATCCTGTGTGCTGTTGCAAATCTGTTTCGTAGTTTCGGACCGTGAAATGAGAGTTGGTGATCTTTAataaactttttctttttttactaaACACaattgtgggttagggttaggagagagaAACATTCTCCATCTACCAACAGGTAAAGAGCGCGCTGGACCTTTTGGGGCGCTGGTTTATATCCAGCAGAAAAGTTAGCAACAGTGGTCGGATGATCATGTGATTTACGGACGACGCCATTTTATCACCTTATATGATTATGTTCTACGTAAGTTCCGGTACCTCATGAGCCAGTCACAAGGTGGCACCAGGAAGTGTGATTAAATGCCGGCACATACGCACATTCTTAAGCACATGCATAAGTCAGTTCTAGTGATTCAAGGTTACACAATAAGCTACATAGTAAGTTTCACAGCAAATTTCACAGTAAATTTTCACATTTCCCCCTGTTGGCCTCTGAAAGAGGACATATACATTAAGGTAACAGCCGCTTCTTCAACGCCCTCTGACTGATGACCTCCAGGGTCTGCGGATAGCAGGGGCATTAGTGCATCGGCAGTGGGGGGTCCACTGCCCTTTTCTAGAGTAGCTGAAATGAAACGAACACAAAGCATGCGAATACATGGTACACAGTAACAGCCATATGCCAAAATAACAGCCAAAATGTAGCTAACGAAGTACACAAGGCTAAAATAAGATTTTTCCACTTACCAAAAATCCCAGTGAACCACTTATCCAGAGGATTCTCTATGCCAGAATGTTCTGCCATTTCATTAGACAGGGTACACAAGCCTTCCAACGCTATGGTTACAGAGCTGTGTTATTTGGAATAAAAGTACAACACATGTTTCCAAACATTGAGCATACTCCGCCTTTTTCAGCCAGGAGCACGTCGAGGGCCATACGGTTTTGAACTGCCATGAGGGAGATGGCTGCCAATTGTTCAGAGAGTCTTTCTACGGCGTCTCTGGTCAGATTTGCCAATCTTTGAACATTGTAATGCGCATAATTGATTCTGTCTACATTTTTGTTTGGTGTAACAGGAAATATTGCGGAGACAAGAGGGATGTTTTCGAAGCCTGCTGCCACTTGATCAGCCAATTTGTATTCATCTGGAATACCACATGCTACCCCTATTGCTTCAATATAGGTGGGGGAATTTAGAGAAAGATCAAAATGAGAGGAGTAGCCCTGTTCCTCAGCTGTTCGCCTAGTAAGAATGTATCACCGGTGTCTTGCAGTGAGAGCGCTAGAAGTTGTGCTGACCCTGTGGACAGTTTTATTGCCTAAGAGTGTTAATGGGGCTGCCATTCGAACCATAGCGCAGTTGCCTGTACTTCCAGTGGGAATGAATGTGCGTAAATGATTGCCGCAATACCAAAATAGACCTGCGTGTGGTAAGGGGCTGATTAGTGAGGCGTCACCGGGTTGAGACATATTGTACCAATTTGGGGAAATGCCACCATGGATCctgtaaaattaaaatatatgtaGCTATTTGGAGGCCCCCTGTAGGACCGGAATGGCCCCGTTGTAGTCTTATTGGTAATTGGTAGGAATACTGAGGCATGGGTAACACAGGTTGTAGGCGTGACTTCTCTCGTTAGGGCTAGCATACAGTTGTAGCTCCAGCTGTCGTCCAGGTGTAAGGGTGCTGGTTCAGTGAATAGGTGTGGTCTGGCTGATGCACAGGTGATGCAACTACCATTCATGTGGGTTCTTGCTTCGTTCATCAGCCAATCTAGCCACAGATTGAAATCAGTATAACCTGTGTTTAAAGACAACAACTCGACTGGAGTGATTTGTGTGTAGTCAGTCGTGATTACAAAAGGACTGTCCCCATTTTAGCGAGAGGCATGTGTTGGGAGTGGCGCAGGTGTGGCATCAGtatttagctttagcttttttATGTGAACGTAAACTAATTCTAAGCAAGCCCATGGGATCATTTCCAGATACGTCTACGCCTATGATGAAATACATAGAGGTGTTGTCAGGCCCACAATAGGACCTGGCTATGGCCTTAGTACTCCATAGGTTTCTTGAAATAGCAGTAAGTGATAATAGGACCGGGTTCTTCTGACCTCCAGTATTCACTAGCCCTCTTGCTAGGGACATGCCACTTTGGGTTGAACACCAAGGTTCATTGTATTGCTTAGTCAACCAGGTAGCTCCACGAGGATCTGTGGATAACCATGCATCGCTGCATTTGGGGCACCATTTTGCTGCGGATGGGCCTCCCCACACAAAGGGACAGAGATATACGTCATAGCCCCTCCACTTCCAAGGATCTGCGCCGCAATGTATGATGCTGCATAAGTCGAATTGGAATGTGGTTGAGGAGCCTAGGGTGTAGTTCGATTTTTCTCCACCGGGCGCACCCTTTTCTCCACTCATTGTCCAACTTTTAAAAACTTTTACAACTGTTTAAGAGACACTCGAAACACCCCCCCACAACTTTCCCTTGTTTTGAAGAACACCCAAAACACCCGAAGGCACACACTCTTATTCTAGGAACACCTAAAACGCCCAAAAGCACACACTTAAGTTCCAGGAACACCCAGAACACCAGAgggcacacaaaacacacttttttcctAGGAAGCGCCTAGAACGCCTGAAGGCACACAAAATTTCTGACAGGTCAGTAACTCTCTGTTGGTCACAATATTTAGCACAAAACCTGACTTCACTACAAAGCCGCGTTTTGATAAAACAGGCAGTGCTTACCTTTCTCTATGATGTTCAGGCGCTGAAACTAGGAGTTGTGGTGAAGACAAGTCTCGTTCATCCCAATAATGGTCTAGGTCCACGGACTACTCGTAAAAGGAGCAGTCCCTTTGTAGTCCCAATTTTCTTTTGCAAATCTGCTTGGTAGGTTCGGACTGTGAAACGACCAGAGTCGGTGATCTTCTAAAATTTTATTAACACAACTAACTAACACAATTGTGGGCCTTTTCACAATACGAGAGAAACATTCTCAATCTACCAACAGGTAAAAGCGCGCTGGACCTTTTTGGGCATTGGTTTATATCCAGCATT contains:
- the dusp12 gene encoding dual specificity protein phosphatase 12, which encodes MLLVDQGLYIGTVADLNDSQALTDAAVTHVLSVDSVDPTPLLPPSAKICNKWINVLDVETSDLLSYMDICFLFLREAVDMGGAALVHCQAGRSRSATIVTAYLMKKYQLSFPEAYHRLMVVKKDVAVNRGFEEQLCLYEAMQCQVDTCDPLYKQYRLTKIAEKYPNDLHCVLSDIFAVDPAQSNSSDVSYRCRKCRTTLFCSSNILSHLVGNGSLSFGHKKSSNLTGDAVCTSYFIEPVQWMEQAMLGVMDGQLLCPKCRSKLGSFRWYGDQCSCGRWVTPAFQLHRNRVDEIRQLKIQK